A DNA window from Hemiscyllium ocellatum isolate sHemOce1 chromosome 48, sHemOce1.pat.X.cur, whole genome shotgun sequence contains the following coding sequences:
- the LOC132836978 gene encoding uncharacterized protein LOC132836978 has product MATQFTQYQSEQDMSRDSEGSVQSSSLPPLEPVHPNLQRVLQRTLSRKRGEADQPWEPELGQVHHRHSLLLLRPLAQSQPALSSRGNGPVWRSHCPLQRTPGTNSINRHLEARREGSALRVPSLKYLEQVCRLLDKIADLQERNSLLKQDKLQMEEKLRQKEKQLELLQHYCSCGSAAVFLQWAGQPGQEDPQLLTHSFTSPVQCQLPDPMQYPRHQQHSSLQKRWASDSGTLWPSNGSSVFPLDECDSCQSESKEHLTSDVHQGSQTHNTGQDTKAGWGRMREILHRLTDTSRTKRTFVTRFKGSTHQKHRQKNQEI; this is encoded by the exons ATGGCCACCCAGTTTACTCAGTACCAGTCAGAGCAGGACATGAGCCGAGACTCAGAGGGGAGTGTCCAGAGCAGCTCTCTGCCTCCTCTGGAGCCAGTCCATCCGAACCTGCAgcgagtgcttcagagaacattatCACGGAAACGGGGAGAGGCAGATCAACCCTGGGAGCCTGAGCTTGGCCAAGTCCACCACCGACATTCACTCTTGTTACTGAGGCCCCTGGCCCAGTCACAGCCTGCACTGTCCAGCCGCGGTAATGGGCCTGTGTGGAGGTCTCATTGTCCCCTTCAGAGGACCCCAGGCACTAACAGCATCAATCGTCACCTTGAG gccaGAAGGGAAGGATCTGCCTTAAGGGTTCCCAGCCTCAAGTACCTGGAGCAGGTTTGTCGTCTGCTGGACAAAATCGCTGATCTTCAGGAAAGGAACTCACTGCTGAAACAAGACAAACTGCAGATGGAAGAGAAGCTGAGGCAGAAAGAGAAACAGCTG GAGCTCCTTCAACATTACTGCAGCTGTGGCTCAGCGGCAGTGTTCCTACAATGGGCAGGACAACCTGGGCAAGAGGACCCTCAACTGCTCACCCACAGTTTCACAAGCCCTGTCCAATGCCAACTCCCTGACCCAATGCAATATCCCAGGCACCAGCAACATTCCTCCTTACAGAAGAGGTGGGCGTCAGACTCAGGCACGCTGTGGCCAAGCAATG GGAGCAGTGTGTTCCCTCTCGATGAATGTGATTCCTGTCAGTCTGAGAGTAAGGAACATCTGACCAGTGATGTTCATCAAGGATCACAGACACACAACACTGGACAAGATACTAAG GCTGGCTGGGGTCGGATGAGGGAAATCCTGCATCGTCTGACGGATACGTCCAGGACAAAGAGGACTTTTGTGACCAGGTTTAAAGGCTCTACTCATCAGAAGCACCG ACAGAAAAACCAAGAAATTTAA